The nucleotide sequence CGCTGGACTCCGGCGCGGCCGCTGCGCTGCTGGCCCGCTGGGTCGAGGTCGGCAACAAGCTCGCGGTGTGACGGGGCATCCGTTGGGGTCACCGAGCACCTGCTCGTGGTGATCCAGGAGGTGTGGTGTGGCGACCAGAGGTGTGGCGTGGCGGATTCAGGTGTGGCGTGGCGACGCCGGTGTGACCTGCGCTAGTCCTGGAGACCGATCGAGAAGGCGTCGGCGGTGTCGCGTTGGGAGTACGAACGGAACGCGATGTGCGTCACGGTGCGCACCACCCCCGGGATCTTGGAGATGTGGCCGGGCACGAGCTCGGCGATGGCCGTGTGGTCGGCCACCGAGGCGATCGCCACCAGATCGACGTCCCCTGCGCAGGAGTACACCTGGTCGACGCCGGGCAGGTCGGCGATGGCCTGCGCGACCTCGCCGATCCGATCGGCCTCCACGTCGATCATCACGATGGCAGTGACCACTTGACGCCTCACCTTCTCCACGGACGGGCATGTTCGCCCTCGCGCCCTGTCTGGCGATGCTAGGGCACGGACCGTGCCAGATGGACGGCCGCCATGAACGGCCGCCACCGCCCGGCGCCGCGGGCCGGGCTGGACCACGGCCCGGTGCTGTGCACCAGTCGTGTCCCCGGTCCCTCCACCCAGCGCAGCAGCGTGCCGGTCTCCTCTGCGCTGGCCCCGGGAAGTGGCCCAGGACCGGGGATGACGGTCTCGGCGGAGGCGGTGAGCAGATCGACCACCGGCATCGGATCGACCCCGGGTCCGGCCCGGCCGGCGGCCGCCAGCCGGCCGTAGCGTATGACGGCGAGCTCCCAGCCCCCCTTGGGCGAGGGCCTCGCGGTGACCAACTGCTCGATGCCGGCGAACGAACCGAGGCGCTGACGGCGGTCGACGGCGTCGGCCAGCACCGACAGCCGGTCCCGCAGGACCGCGGCCTGGTCGAACCGGCCCTGCACCGCGAGTCGGTCGAGCTCGGTCCGCAGGCGTTCGAGCACCTCGTCGGAGGAACCGTCGATCAGGCCGGCGATCCGGTGGACGTGGGCGGCGTAGCTCCCGGCGTCCTCGCGACCGGCGCACGGGGCGCCGCAGCGGCCGAGTTCGGCCAGGGCACAGGGACTTCCGTCCGGAGTCTTGCGGAGCCGTTGGGAGCAGCGACGGATCAGGACCACTTCCTGCAGGGCCTCGACGGCCGTCGTGGCGGCGGCCCGGGAGGTGAACGGGCCCAGCGCTCCCGCCCGGCCCGCCGGGGGAGTGCCGACGATGCTGAGCCGCGGAAAGGTCTCGCTGGTCAGCACCACCCAGAACACCTTGAAGGGCGCCCTGGACCGCCGGTTGTACTTCGGCTGGTGGATCGCGATCATCCGCTGTTCGCGGACGAGTGCCTCGAGGGCGTGCGAGCACTCGACGTAGTCCACCCGCTGCGCGAGGGTGATCATCTGCTTGATCTTCCCGCGAGTCTCACCGGCGCCGAAATACGATCTGACCCGCTGCCGGAGGTTGACCGACGTCCCCACGTACAGGACCTCGTCGGACGGGCCGCGGAACAGATACACGCCGGGAGTGCTGGGCAGGTGGTCGGCCAGGCCGCGCTTGCGACGCCGCGCGGGGGAGACGTCGCGGGAGAGCTGCTGCAGCTCGGTGAGACTCTGCACGCCGAGGGGCCCGAGGCGCTCGAACAGCGCGTGCAGCACGTCCACCGTCGCCCTCGCGTCGGTGAGAGCGCGGTGATCGGGGGCGACGGTGGAACCGAGCAGCGGGGCCAGCAGCCCGAGCCGGACGCTGGGGGCCTCCTCCCTGGTCAGGACGCGGCGGGCCAGCCGAACGGTGTCGACCACCGGATTGCCCGGCCACGGCAGCCCGAGCCGCGCGCAGGCCGCCTTGAGGAACCCGATGTCGAAACCGGCGTTGTGCGCGACCAGCACCGATCCCCGGATGAACTCCAGGAAGGACGGCATGACGACGGCGATCTTCGGCGCGTCGACCAGCATCGCGTCGGTGATCCCCGTGAGCATCACGATCTGCGGCGGGATGGCGCGCCCCGGATCGACCAGGGTCGCGAATTCGCCGAGCACCTCGCCGCCGCGCACCTTCACCGCGCCGAACTCGGTGATCGACTCGGTGACCGACGACCCACCGGTGGTCTCCAGGTCGACCACGACGAAGGTCACCTCTCGCAGGGGGTCGCCCAGTTCGTCGAAGCTGTGCTGACCGTAGGCGGCGTCCGACAGACTGGTGTTACCCCTGGTGCCCACGTGACGCACGGTAGAGACGGGCACCGACAGCCCTAGGATCGGCAGATACCTCGGCGGGAAAGGGCGGCGCACATGACGGACGAGCTGCCTGCCGTGGTCCGGGCGGTGATCGTCGGCTGGGCGGCCGAGACCCTCTCGACGCTGCTACCGGCCCAGACCCCGGCGTCGCTGGCGAGGGTGGCCAGGTTCACCCCGGCGAAGCGGCCCCGCCTCGGTGCCGCCGCCCTGCTCCAGGCCGTCGAGGTCGACTCCGGATTCCGCGCCGCGGTCGCGGAGCGGGCCCGCCGGTTCGTCGACGACGACCAGGAGTCCCCCGATCCCGCCGATCCGGCCCGGACCGCGGCCGCCGCGCACCTGCTCCACCTTCCGACCGAGACGGAACTGATGGCCGCCGTGCGTGCCGAGGCGCCGCCGGAATCGCGGCCGGAGACCGAGTCTCTCCGGGCGCTCGTCCGTCGGTTGGAGCGCGACCTGGCCAGGGTCACCGCCGAACGGGACCGGGCCGGCGCGCAGATCCACTCGGTCACGGCGGCAGACCAGGAGGTCGAGAAGCTACGGAAGAGGTTGCGGGAGCAGGGCACCCGGGTCCGTCAGGCCGAGCTCGCGGTGCAGGTCGCCGAAGACCGGAACGCGTCGGAGTTGCTGTCCCTGCGGTCCGAGGTCGCGAGATTGACGGTCGAGGTGACCAACTGGCAGGAGCGGGCGCGGCTGGCGGCCGATCGGGCCGACCGCGCCCAGGAGAGCCTCGGCCGGCTCCGGGAGCGGGCCGGACAGCACAAGGCCACCGCCGACCGGCGGCTCGATCTGCTGCTGTCCACCGTCGAGGGAGCGGTCAGCGGGCTGCGCCGGGAATGGGATCTCGCCGGCGGGGGGATCGATCCCGCCGATCTGGTGGCGGGTCGCCTCCCTGGCTCGGCGGCGGTACCCGAGAGCACCGCCGAACCGTCGCGCCTGTACGCCTGGCTGGGGCTCCCGGCGGCCCATCTGATCGTCGACGGATACAACGTCAGCAAGACCGGCTACCCGGACCTGACGCTCGCACAGCAGCGTGAACGTCTGGTGCGCCAGCTGGCCGCGTTGTCCGCGCGCACCTCGGCCGAGGTGACCGTGGTGTTCGACGGCGCCGCGGTCGTGGTGCCGGCGCCTCCCGGACGTGGCATCAGGGTGCTGTTCTCCCCGCCGGGCGTCATCGCCGACGACGTGATCAGGGATCTGGTCGCCGCCGAACCGCCGGGCCGGGTGATCGTCGTGGTCAGCTCCGATCGCGAGGTGGCCGACGGCGTGCGTCGCCGGGGTGCGAGGACGGCGGGGTCCGGAGTCCTGCTGGGCCTCATCGCCTGACGCCGGACGACCGTGCCCGGGGGCACTGTCGGTGCTCGCCTCTAGCGTTCTGCCCATCGAGCCGGACCGACCGGTATCGGGTGCGTCTGGAGGCGTCATGCTCATCGATTGCGACAGCTGTACGGTCCGCGGTGCCGCTTGTTCCGACTGCGTCGTCACGGTTCTGCTCGGGATGCCAGATCATCGGGTCGAATGGGACGACGCCGAGCAGCAGGCCCTGGGGGTGCTGGCCGCGTCCGGGCTCGTGCCGCCGCTGCGGCTGGTCAGAGCCGTCGACCCGCCCTCCCGGCAGGCAGGCTGACCGCCACGCCTGGATTGCCCCCAAACAGTGATCCTGGTCACTCCCGACGCTCGTTGTTCGGTCGCCGAACAAAAAGACTTGAAGATTCATGAGCGCGACTGGACTAACTCGTGTCCTTCTCGTAATCTGACCGAGATCTTCTGCGAAGGACGCCAGCCAGGTGACCTGGGAGATCACGCCGAATCGGTGCCTTCGACGGTACCGAACCGGGGACCCAGTTTCCTTTGGGGTGAATCCCTCCCAGTAGCCGGCCAGTGGCCGGCTCGCGGGAGGGTAGGGCTACTTCCTGGCCCGAATCCGTCAGCTAACTCGGTAGGCGTCGAGGAGGAAAGGTGCGCCTCACTTGGCGACGCACGTCCAAAATCTGCCTGCCCCCAGCTTGCGCCGTCGGAATTTCCGCAGGACCAAGACCCTGATCGCCGGAGTCGCCGTCACCCTCGGTATCAGCCTGGTCGGATCGCTTCCCGCCCACGCCGCGCCACCGGCGCCGCCCACCACCCCGTCCAACTCTTCGGACGCGAAGACGGCCTGGGAGAACAGCAGTCACCAGGCCGAGATCGCCAGCGAGCAGGTCAACGGGGCCAGGGAAGCGCAGGCGAAGGCCGAGCAGGTCGCCCGTCGGGCCGCCTCCGACCTGACCTCCACCGCGGCCAGAGCGACTGCATCGCAACAGTCTTCGACGGCCGCCATCGCCGCGGTGGCCTCCTACCAGCGGAAGCTCGACGCCTTCGCCAACGCCAGCTTCCGCGGTGCCCGGCTGAGCCAGTTCAGCGTGATGCTCACCGCGACCTCCGCCAACGACTTCCTGGACGAGTCGACCGTGGTGAGCCGCGTCGCGCAGGACACCCAGAAGACGCTGACCTCCGCCATCGCTGCGAAGAACACCGCGGCGAGGGCCAGGACCGACGCAGACGCCGCCGAGGCCGCTGCCGCCGCGGCGAAGACCAAGGCCGATCAGGCCGTGGCCACGGCCGACGTCTCCACGCTCACCGCCAAGAGGAAGAAGGCCGAGCTCGACGCGGCCGTCGTCATCTACAAGAGCCTCTACGACAAGCTCTCGGTGCAGGAGAAGGCGGCCGCTGCTGCGGCTGCCGAGAAGATCCGTCAGGAATCCATCCGAGCGGCCGCGGCCTTGCAGGCGCAGTCCCAGGCTGCCGCCGCCGCGGCGAAGCAGAACGCCGTCTCCTCGTCCAGTTCCTCGTCCTCGAGCAGCTCCGCCGCCTCGGCGCCGGCGGTCGCCAACAACAAGGTGCAGGCGGGTCCGTCGTCCTCCTCCAGCACGCCGGCGAGTACGACGAGCACGTCGAGCGCCGCGAGCAGCGTCTCCGGCGGCGATGCGGCCGGGAATGCCGCCGCGGCTCTGGCGCTGACCAAGGTCGGCTTCTCCTACGTCTACGGAGCCACCGGTCCGGACTCCTTCGACTGCTCCGGGCTGACGTCCTGGGCGTGGGCCCAGCAGGGCATCAGCATTCCGCGGGCCAGCTACGAGCAGGCCAACCTGCCGGAGGTTCCGCTGAGCCAGCTGCAGCCGGGTGACCTCGTCACCTATTACTCACCGGTCAGCCACGTCGCCATCTACGTCGGCAACGGCATGGTGGTCAGTGCGGCCGACGAGCAGCTCGGAGTGGTCCTGCGGACCGTCGACCGGGCCGGCCCCGACGCCACCGGTCACCGGGTTCCCCGGGGTTGATCCCTCGCAGCCGCTAGGTTGTTCCGGTGCGACGGACCCTGCTGGTGACCAACGACTTCCCACCCAGGGCCGGCGGTATCCAGTCCTACGTGCAGGCGCTGGCCCAACGGATGCCCGCTGACGACCTCGTCGTCTACGCGCCCCGTTGGCCCGGCGACGCCGAATTCGACGCCCGGCAGCAGTTCGAGGTGGTCCGTCATCCCGGGTCGCTGATGCTCCCGCTGCCATCGGTGGCCAGCAGGGCCGCCGATCTGGTCGAGCGTCACCGGATCGAAGCGGTCTGGTTCGGGGCCGCCGCACCACTGGCCCTGCTCACCCCGGCCCTGCGGCGGGCCGGCGTCGTGCGGGCGGTGGCCAGCACCCATGGTCACGAGGTGGGGTGGTCGATGCTTCCGTTGTCGCGTCAGGCCCTGGCCCGCATCGGCCGGCAGGTGGACGTCGTCACCTACGTCAGCGAGTACGCCAGGAATCGCTTCGCCTCGGCGCTCGGCCCGATGGCTGCTCTGGAATACCTTCCGGCCGGCGTGGACACGGAGGTGTTCCGGCCCGATCCCGTGGGCCGCGCCCGGGTGCGTGCGATGCTGGGCCTCGGTGACCGACCGACCGTCGTCTGCATCTCCCGGTTGGTGGCGCGCAAGGGTCAGGACATGCTGATTCGGGCGCTCCCGGCCATCCTGTCGAAGGTCCCGGACGCCGTCCTGGTGATCGTCGGGGACGGTCCGGACCGCGAGTCCCTCGGCAGGCTGGCATCCGAACGACAGGTCACCGGCAGCGTCGTGTTCGCCGGTGGCGTCCCATGGCCGGAACTGCCGGCCCACTATGCGGCCGGTGACGTCTTCGCGATGCCGTGCCGCACCCGAGGGCGGGGTCTGGACGTCGAGGGGCTCGGCATCGTCTTCCTGGAGGCCTCGGCCGCCGGACTCCCGGTGGTGGCCGGCGATTCCGGCGGGGCGCCGGAGGCCGTCCGGCAGGACGAGACCGGAACGGTGGTCCCAGGTCGTGACGTCACGGCCATCGCCGAGGCCGTGGCCGGTCTGCTGCTCGATCCCGACCGATCCGGACGCTGGGGTCTGGCCGGCCGCGGATGGGTCGCCGACCGGTGGAACTGGCAGCGTTCGGCAGATCGGTTGGCCGAGCTGCTGAGCGCCCGATCGCCTGGCCATTACCGTTGACCGGGTGAGGATCTCTTTCGTCTCGGACGTGCACGGCAACATCGACGGACTGGCCAGGGCCGCCGAGCAGGCAGAGCAGCTGATCGTGCTCGGCGACCTGCTGGACTACGTCGACTACCACGAGTTCGGCAACGGGATCCTGGGACAGATCTTCGGGGCCGAGAAGGTCCGTGAGTTCGCCGGGCTGCGGGCCAGCGGCGACTTCCGCGCCCTGCACGACTACAACCGGGCGATGTGGGATTCCCTGTCCGACGGAGCAGGAGTGCTCACCGAGGTGGTCGCGGACCGCTACCTCGAGGTGCTGGAGGCCGTCGGTCCCGACACCCTGCTGATCCTGGGCAACGTCGACGTCGCGTCCATCTGGGAGGACGTCGTCGGGAGCCGGCTGCCGCACCGGGACGGCCAGGTGATCGAGCTGGCCGGCCGGAAGTTCGGGTTCGTGGCCGGCGGCTCCACCCGGCCCGGTTTCGTGGCCCGGCCGTCGGAGCAGGCGTGGAAGCCGATGGTGCGGTCGGCGCAGGAGTTCCGTTCCGTGACAGCCTCTCTCGGGCCGGTCGATGTGCTGTGCTCGCACATCCCGCCCAACCTGGCGATGCTGCGGTACGACCGGTATCCGGGGCGGATGGAGATGTACGGCCCGGGTCTGCTGGAGGCCATCGACAGCGACCAGCCGGCGTTCTCGCTGTTCGGTCACGTCCACCAGCCGCTGGCCCGGCGGACCCGCCGCGGCCGGACGGAATGCATCAATGTCGGGCATTTCCAGCGCTTCCCGACCGCCTTCGACATCGAATTCGACTGACCTGCGCCAGGGTAATCTTCTGCTCATGGCCGACTCCTCCACCCAATCGCTGACCATGAACGCGGCCGCCCTCGCGATCATGGACGTCATCGCCGACTTCACCGCCTATCCGGAATGGACCGGTGCGGTGAAGAAGGCCGAGGTGACGGACCCCGGTGTCGGTGCGCGCGCGAAGCGGGTGAAGTTCGGCCTGGACGCCGGACTGATCAAGGACACCTACGAACTCGAGTACAGCTGGGCCCCCGACGGTCTGTCGGTCAGCTGGGAACTCGTGGTGGGGCAGATGCAGAAGTCGCAGCACGGGTCCTACACCCTCCGCCCGGTCGGCCCGACGACCGAGGTCACCTACTCACTGACGGTCCAGCTCAACGTCCCGCTGGTCGGACCACTGCGACGCAAGGCCGAGCGGACGATCATGGACACCGCTCTGAAGGAGCTTCGCAAGCGAGTCGAGAAAGCGTGACCGCCTCTGCGACGAGTCGACCGACGCCGCGGATCGTGATGCACACCGGCAAGGGCGGCGTCGGGAAGACCACCCTGTCCGCGGCGACGGCCATCGCGGCGGCACAGGTCGGTCACCGCACCCTGCTGCTGTCCACCGACCCGGCCCACAGCGTGGCCGACGTGCTGGGTACCGACCTGACGGCCGACCCGGCCCGGGTCGCTGGAGTCGACGGGCTCTGGGCGGCCCAGGTGGACACCCGGGGACGTTTCGAGCAGGCGTGGTCGGACATCCGCGACTACCTGGTCGGTGTGCTCTCGGCCAGGGGTATCGCCCAGGTGCAGGCGCAGGAGCTGACCGTTCTGCCGGGGGCGGACGAGGTGGTCGCTCTGCTCGAGGTCCTCCGCCACGCGCGCGGCGGTGATTTCGACGTCATCGTGGTGGACTGCGCGCCCTCGGGGGAGTCCCTCAAGTTGTTGGCCCTGCCGGAGACCATCCGGTTCTACGGCGACCGGCTGATGGGCGCGCCGGCCCGGCTGATGCGCACCCTGGCCGCCGGATTCGCCGGGCTGACCGGCCACCGCACCGACGCGGCCGGTGCGGCCGGTGCGGCCGCGCCATCGGCCGCGGCGATCTCCGACTCGCTCGGCCGACTGCTCGACAACCTCACCGCAGCACGGGAGCTGTTGGCCGACAACAACATCACCGGGATCAGGCTGGTGGTCACGCCGGAGCGCGTGGTGATCGCCGAGGCTCGACGGCTGCTGACGGCGTTCGCCCTGCACGGTTTCGCGGTCGAATCCGTGCTCGTCAACCGGGTGCTGCCGGAGGACCAGGACCACGGCCCGTTCCTGACCGCCTGGCGCGCGGCGCAGTCGGCGTGCTGGCCGAGCATCACCGAGTCGTTCGGACGGCTCCGCATCCATGAGGTGAGCATGACGGCGCAGGAGCCGGTCGGACCGGTGCGCCTCGGCGCGATCGCCCTCCAGCTCTTCGGTGGTCTGGACCCGGTGGCCGATCCGGTCCCGTCCTGCGGGCTGCGCACGGAGGGTGCCGACGGCAGGTACCGGCTGCTGCTGGAGCTGCCGCTGGCCGACCGCGGCGACATCGAGCTCAGCCGGGCCGGCGACGACCTGATCGTGACGGTCGGGCCGCAGCGCCGACGGATCGCCCTGCCCTCGGTGCTCCAGCGCTGTCGCACCACCGGGGCCACCTTCGAGGGTGATGCCCTGGTGATCGAGTTCGAGGCCGACCCTGATCTGTGGCCGGCCGCCCTGGCGGGCTCGCTCGGTGCCGGTGCCAGGTGACGACCCCGGGTGCAGGTCATCAGGTCGGCTCGCTGGCGGACGAGGCCGGTCAGCTGATCGACGCCGTCACCAGCAGGCTCCAGCAGCTGAAGGCCGAGGGGCCGGCGGTCGAATCAGGCCCGGCGTCGCCGCACGCCTGCGTCGGCTGGTGCCCCGTCTGCCGCGGAGCGGAACTGCTGCGGGGGGATCGATCGGACATCAGCGAGAAGCTCGTCGACACCGCGCTGGTGGTGCTCACCACGCTGCGGTCACTGATCCCGGCGCCGCCGACGGCCACCACCGAGGGCTCCGCAGTCACCGATCCGGGTGACGAGCCGGTGGTAGAGCGGATCGAGATCCGATGAACGGCAGCACCTTCAACATCGGGATCGACATCGGGGGCACCTCTGTCAGGGCGGCGGTGATCGACGATCGTTGCGAGATCGTCGCCTCCCGCAGGGCCTTCACGCCGCGCACCGTGCAGGAGACGGAGGACGTGCTGTCGTCCCTGATCACCGAGCTCGCCTCGGAGTTCGAGGTCGGTGCGGCCGGCCTGGCGGTGGCCGGCTTCGTCAGCACCGACCGCCGGCGGGTGATGTTCGCGCCGCATCTGGCCTGGCGGGGCGATCCCGTGCCGGCCCGCCTCAGTGCCCGTCTCGGCCTGCCGGTGGTGATGGACCACGACGTCAACTCCGCGGCCTGGGCCGAGTACCGGTCCGGTGCGGCCCAGCATTCGCCGGTGGCGCTGCTGATCGCACTCGGCACCGGGATCGGCGCCGGACTCGTCATCGACGGGGTGATCTACCGGGGGGCACACGGCGTCGCGCCGGAACTGGGTCATGTCGTCGTCGTCCCGGGTGGGCGGCCCTGCCCGTGCGGAAAAAACGGTTGCTGGGAACGGTACTGCTCCGGTACGGCCCTGGCCCAGACTGCTCGCGAGCTGCTAGAGGGCTGGTCCGTCGGCGACGGCGAACCGCTGAGCGAGGGCGCGCGCGCCCGGAGCCCGCTGGCGTTGGTCGACCCGGCCGGCATCACCGGGACCATGGTGGCGGCGGCCGCCGGGGACGGCGACCCGGTGGCGCTGGCCGCCATGGAGGATCTGAGCCGCTGGCTCGGGGTGGGCCTGGCGATGGCCACCGACATCATCGATCCGGAGGTGATCGTGATCGGCGGTGGGGTGGCTGCGGCAGCGCCGCTGTACCTGCCGACCGCCCAGCGTGACCTGTCCGCCGGGATGACCGGGTCCGGGCATCGGCCGGAGCCACGGCTGGTCGTCGCCACCTTCGGCGACCGGGCGGGGATCATCGGTGCGGCGCTGCTGGCCGGGGCGGCGGTCGGTGCGCCACCGGCCGACCTGAAGCCGGTCTGACGCTGCCGTCCGGCGGCCCTACAACCGGGCCCCGTCGTCCCAGCCGTCGGCGTCGTCCGGGTCGGAGGCACGCGGCCGCAGTCCGTGGATCAGCATCGCGAACCCGCCGACCAGGCACCCGATCCCGAGGACCAGCAC is from Nakamurella sp. PAMC28650 and encodes:
- a CDS encoding Lrp/AsnC family transcriptional regulator, which produces MVTAIVMIDVEADRIGEVAQAIADLPGVDQVYSCAGDVDLVAIASVADHTAIAELVPGHISKIPGVVRTVTHIAFRSYSQRDTADAFSIGLQD
- a CDS encoding DEDD exonuclease domain-containing protein → MGTRGNTSLSDAAYGQHSFDELGDPLREVTFVVVDLETTGGSSVTESITEFGAVKVRGGEVLGEFATLVDPGRAIPPQIVMLTGITDAMLVDAPKIAVVMPSFLEFIRGSVLVAHNAGFDIGFLKAACARLGLPWPGNPVVDTVRLARRVLTREEAPSVRLGLLAPLLGSTVAPDHRALTDARATVDVLHALFERLGPLGVQSLTELQQLSRDVSPARRRKRGLADHLPSTPGVYLFRGPSDEVLYVGTSVNLRQRVRSYFGAGETRGKIKQMITLAQRVDYVECSHALEALVREQRMIAIHQPKYNRRSRAPFKVFWVVLTSETFPRLSIVGTPPAGRAGALGPFTSRAAATTAVEALQEVVLIRRCSQRLRKTPDGSPCALAELGRCGAPCAGREDAGSYAAHVHRIAGLIDGSSDEVLERLRTELDRLAVQGRFDQAAVLRDRLSVLADAVDRRQRLGSFAGIEQLVTARPSPKGGWELAVIRYGRLAAAGRAGPGVDPMPVVDLLTASAETVIPGPGPLPGASAEETGTLLRWVEGPGTRLVHSTGPWSSPARGAGRWRPFMAAVHLARSVP
- a CDS encoding NYN domain-containing protein — translated: MTDELPAVVRAVIVGWAAETLSTLLPAQTPASLARVARFTPAKRPRLGAAALLQAVEVDSGFRAAVAERARRFVDDDQESPDPADPARTAAAAHLLHLPTETELMAAVRAEAPPESRPETESLRALVRRLERDLARVTAERDRAGAQIHSVTAADQEVEKLRKRLREQGTRVRQAELAVQVAEDRNASELLSLRSEVARLTVEVTNWQERARLAADRADRAQESLGRLRERAGQHKATADRRLDLLLSTVEGAVSGLRREWDLAGGGIDPADLVAGRLPGSAAVPESTAEPSRLYAWLGLPAAHLIVDGYNVSKTGYPDLTLAQQRERLVRQLAALSARTSAEVTVVFDGAAVVVPAPPGRGIRVLFSPPGVIADDVIRDLVAAEPPGRVIVVVSSDREVADGVRRRGARTAGSGVLLGLIA
- a CDS encoding NlpC/P60 family protein gives rise to the protein MATHVQNLPAPSLRRRNFRRTKTLIAGVAVTLGISLVGSLPAHAAPPAPPTTPSNSSDAKTAWENSSHQAEIASEQVNGAREAQAKAEQVARRAASDLTSTAARATASQQSSTAAIAAVASYQRKLDAFANASFRGARLSQFSVMLTATSANDFLDESTVVSRVAQDTQKTLTSAIAAKNTAARARTDADAAEAAAAAAKTKADQAVATADVSTLTAKRKKAELDAAVVIYKSLYDKLSVQEKAAAAAAAEKIRQESIRAAAALQAQSQAAAAAAKQNAVSSSSSSSSSSSAASAPAVANNKVQAGPSSSSSTPASTTSTSSAASSVSGGDAAGNAAAALALTKVGFSYVYGATGPDSFDCSGLTSWAWAQQGISIPRASYEQANLPEVPLSQLQPGDLVTYYSPVSHVAIYVGNGMVVSAADEQLGVVLRTVDRAGPDATGHRVPRG
- a CDS encoding glycosyltransferase family 4 protein; the encoded protein is MRRTLLVTNDFPPRAGGIQSYVQALAQRMPADDLVVYAPRWPGDAEFDARQQFEVVRHPGSLMLPLPSVASRAADLVERHRIEAVWFGAAAPLALLTPALRRAGVVRAVASTHGHEVGWSMLPLSRQALARIGRQVDVVTYVSEYARNRFASALGPMAALEYLPAGVDTEVFRPDPVGRARVRAMLGLGDRPTVVCISRLVARKGQDMLIRALPAILSKVPDAVLVIVGDGPDRESLGRLASERQVTGSVVFAGGVPWPELPAHYAAGDVFAMPCRTRGRGLDVEGLGIVFLEASAAGLPVVAGDSGGAPEAVRQDETGTVVPGRDVTAIAEAVAGLLLDPDRSGRWGLAGRGWVADRWNWQRSADRLAELLSARSPGHYR
- a CDS encoding metallophosphoesterase, which gives rise to MRISFVSDVHGNIDGLARAAEQAEQLIVLGDLLDYVDYHEFGNGILGQIFGAEKVREFAGLRASGDFRALHDYNRAMWDSLSDGAGVLTEVVADRYLEVLEAVGPDTLLILGNVDVASIWEDVVGSRLPHRDGQVIELAGRKFGFVAGGSTRPGFVARPSEQAWKPMVRSAQEFRSVTASLGPVDVLCSHIPPNLAMLRYDRYPGRMEMYGPGLLEAIDSDQPAFSLFGHVHQPLARRTRRGRTECINVGHFQRFPTAFDIEFD
- a CDS encoding SRPBCC family protein, producing the protein MADSSTQSLTMNAAALAIMDVIADFTAYPEWTGAVKKAEVTDPGVGARAKRVKFGLDAGLIKDTYELEYSWAPDGLSVSWELVVGQMQKSQHGSYTLRPVGPTTEVTYSLTVQLNVPLVGPLRRKAERTIMDTALKELRKRVEKA
- a CDS encoding ArsA family ATPase; its protein translation is MTASATSRPTPRIVMHTGKGGVGKTTLSAATAIAAAQVGHRTLLLSTDPAHSVADVLGTDLTADPARVAGVDGLWAAQVDTRGRFEQAWSDIRDYLVGVLSARGIAQVQAQELTVLPGADEVVALLEVLRHARGGDFDVIVVDCAPSGESLKLLALPETIRFYGDRLMGAPARLMRTLAAGFAGLTGHRTDAAGAAGAAAPSAAAISDSLGRLLDNLTAARELLADNNITGIRLVVTPERVVIAEARRLLTAFALHGFAVESVLVNRVLPEDQDHGPFLTAWRAAQSACWPSITESFGRLRIHEVSMTAQEPVGPVRLGAIALQLFGGLDPVADPVPSCGLRTEGADGRYRLLLELPLADRGDIELSRAGDDLIVTVGPQRRRIALPSVLQRCRTTGATFEGDALVIEFEADPDLWPAALAGSLGAGAR
- a CDS encoding ROK family protein, which encodes MNGSTFNIGIDIGGTSVRAAVIDDRCEIVASRRAFTPRTVQETEDVLSSLITELASEFEVGAAGLAVAGFVSTDRRRVMFAPHLAWRGDPVPARLSARLGLPVVMDHDVNSAAWAEYRSGAAQHSPVALLIALGTGIGAGLVIDGVIYRGAHGVAPELGHVVVVPGGRPCPCGKNGCWERYCSGTALAQTARELLEGWSVGDGEPLSEGARARSPLALVDPAGITGTMVAAAAGDGDPVALAAMEDLSRWLGVGLAMATDIIDPEVIVIGGGVAAAAPLYLPTAQRDLSAGMTGSGHRPEPRLVVATFGDRAGIIGAALLAGAAVGAPPADLKPV